A region of Solea solea chromosome 7, fSolSol10.1, whole genome shotgun sequence DNA encodes the following proteins:
- the LOC131462839 gene encoding extracellular calcium-sensing receptor-like gives MLCTSCSEDFWSSPKRDHCVPKKTEFLSYHEPLGICLTTTSLLGTFICIVVLGIFIHHHSTPIVRANNSELSFLLLVSLKLCFLCSLLFIGRPKVWTCQLRHAAFGISFVLCVSCILVKTMVVLAVFRASKPGGESSLKWFGAVQQRGTVLVLTSVQAAICTAWLVSSSPVPHKNTQYHSDKIVYECAVGSTVGFAVLLGYIGLLAVLSCLLAFLARNLPDSFNEAKLITFSMLIFCAVWVAFVPAYINSPGKYADAVEVFAILASSFGLLVALFGPKCYIILFRPERNTKKAIMGRGTTK, from the exons atgtt gtgcaccagctgttcagaagatttctggtccagccccaagcgtgaccactgtgttcctaagaaaacagaattcctctcctaccatgagcctctgggtatctgcttgacaaccacctcactgttgggcacatttatctgtattgttgttctgggcatcttcatccatcatcacagcacacctatagttcgtgccaacaattcagaactcagttttcttctcttggtttcactcaaattgtgtttcttgtgttcgttgctcttcattggacgacccaaagtatggacttgccaactaagacatgcagcatttggtatcagctttgtgctttgtgtctcatgtatcctggtgaaaaccatggtggttctggctgtgttcagggcctccaaaccgggtggtgagtccagtctcaagtggtttggtgctgtgcagcagagaggcacagttctggttctgacttctgttcaagcagcgatctgcactgcctggcttgtctcttcttcaccagtgcctcataaaaacactcagtatcacagtgacaagatagtttatgagtgtgcagttgggtccacagttggttttgcagttttacttggttatattggtttattggctgtcctcagttgtttgttagcttttctagcaaggaatcttccggacagtttcaatgaggccaaactcatcactttcagcatgttgatcttctgtgcagtgtgggttgCCTTTGTTCCTGCTTACATCAACTctccaggcaaatatgcagatgcagtggaggtatttgccatcctggcctccagttttggcctcttggtggcgctgtttggacccaaatgttatataatcctGTTCAGaccagaaagaaacacaaagaaagccatcatgggtcgtGGCACCACAAAGTAA